Proteins from a genomic interval of Candidatus Sericytochromatia bacterium:
- a CDS encoding tetratricopeptide repeat protein, which yields METDAIALHEQGVRFQRAGQLREAAEAYEAALALTPGLELARSNLALVRYQLGENEASIAHYQTLLAEHPFNAKARFNLGVVYASIGQLDQAAAEYRQVLTLEPGHAMALANLAWLLQQQHRFGEAVSALERLHQLTPDDLNVLYQLGNLHKQVGDHGEAEACWQQVTNRDPRHVPALIALADLARQRQDDRRTLSLALDALAIDPQHPAAMILAARAHVALLEYGEASRLLTELAERFPNNAEVRYHLGVLASLRRDFGPARLHLAEACRLAPQWLEAHLELGAVFYQLGLYDDAIDHFRMAEGLAPANAVIKANIGYAYLAIGEREAAAQYFEAYEARPSEVPEIDLAVRCALDLA from the coding sequence ATGGAAACCGATGCGATCGCCCTGCACGAGCAAGGGGTACGCTTTCAACGCGCCGGGCAGCTGCGCGAAGCCGCCGAAGCCTATGAGGCCGCCTTGGCGCTGACCCCGGGCTTGGAACTGGCGCGCAGTAACCTGGCGCTGGTGCGCTACCAACTCGGCGAAAACGAGGCGTCGATCGCCCATTACCAGACCTTGCTCGCCGAGCACCCGTTCAACGCGAAGGCGCGCTTCAACCTCGGCGTCGTCTACGCCTCGATCGGTCAGCTCGACCAGGCGGCGGCGGAGTATCGTCAGGTCCTGACGCTGGAACCCGGTCACGCCATGGCGCTGGCCAACCTCGCCTGGCTGCTCCAGCAGCAGCATCGCTTCGGCGAGGCCGTCAGCGCCCTGGAGCGTCTGCACCAGCTCACGCCGGACGACCTGAACGTGCTGTATCAGCTGGGCAACTTGCACAAGCAGGTGGGGGACCACGGCGAGGCGGAGGCCTGCTGGCAGCAGGTCACCAACCGCGATCCTCGCCACGTCCCAGCCCTGATCGCGCTGGCCGACCTGGCCCGTCAGCGCCAGGATGACCGGCGCACCCTGTCGCTGGCGCTGGATGCGTTGGCGATCGACCCGCAACACCCGGCCGCCATGATCCTGGCCGCCCGCGCCCACGTGGCCTTGCTCGAATATGGCGAAGCCAGTCGCCTGCTGACGGAACTGGCGGAGCGTTTCCCCAACAACGCCGAGGTGCGCTACCACCTGGGGGTGCTGGCTTCCCTCCGACGTGACTTCGGCCCCGCGCGCCTTCACCTGGCCGAGGCCTGCCGCCTGGCACCCCAGTGGCTCGAGGCGCATCTGGAACTGGGAGCGGTCTTCTACCAGCTCGGGCTGTATGATGATGCCATCGATCACTTCCGGATGGCCGAGGGCCTGGCCCCGGCCAATGCCGTCATCAAAGCCAATATCGGTTACGCCTACCTGGCCATCGGCGAGCGCGAGGCCGCCGCGCAATATTTCGAGGCCTATGAAGCGAGGCCGAGTGAAGTCCCGGAGATCGACCTCGCCGTCCGCTGTGCGCTCGACCTGGCCTGA
- a CDS encoding lysophospholipid acyltransferase family protein, which produces MEGAGWLFWGCRAAIHLAEALSRRQALRLAEWTAALAWWVYRLTPWRRLVQGHLETVWGPTRGRAACRAIARAHIVELARNVAELLRLRRFPAEPEVWLAGVDGWEHVVQAQQAGRPVLIVTAHYGHWELLAAALAHRGLRLNVLVQRPSQPAFDWLFRHLRDAVGVRTWENSSLLSLRPLLRALRRGEALGLLADQHGESQGATVELLGRAVAAPLGPVFLAQHSGAALLPARMVREADSRHRLRIEPPVCLREAPRDTMQAIYDRYASWIVEHPDHWLWVHNRWAREVAPLPNQQMARPASVLASASE; this is translated from the coding sequence ATGGAAGGGGCGGGCTGGCTGTTCTGGGGGTGTCGTGCCGCCATTCATCTGGCGGAGGCGTTGTCGCGTCGCCAGGCTTTGCGTCTGGCTGAATGGACCGCTGCGCTCGCCTGGTGGGTTTATCGCCTCACGCCCTGGCGTCGACTCGTACAGGGCCACCTCGAAACGGTCTGGGGACCCACGCGCGGGCGTGCGGCGTGTCGGGCGATCGCCCGTGCCCACATTGTGGAACTGGCGCGCAACGTGGCGGAGTTGCTTCGCCTGCGACGCTTCCCCGCTGAGCCCGAGGTCTGGCTGGCGGGCGTGGACGGCTGGGAGCATGTGGTACAGGCCCAGCAGGCCGGGCGGCCCGTCCTGATCGTGACGGCGCATTACGGTCATTGGGAATTGCTGGCGGCGGCGCTCGCGCACCGCGGCCTGCGCCTGAATGTGCTGGTGCAGCGCCCCAGTCAGCCAGCCTTCGACTGGCTCTTTCGGCACCTGAGAGACGCGGTGGGCGTGCGTACCTGGGAAAATTCGAGCCTGCTCTCGCTGCGTCCGCTGTTGCGTGCGCTTCGTCGAGGCGAGGCGCTCGGGTTGCTGGCGGACCAGCACGGCGAATCGCAAGGGGCGACGGTCGAGTTGCTGGGCCGTGCCGTTGCGGCACCGCTGGGGCCCGTGTTCCTGGCCCAGCACAGTGGTGCCGCGCTCTTGCCCGCCCGCATGGTGCGCGAAGCCGATTCGCGCCATCGTCTGCGGATCGAACCGCCGGTGTGTTTGCGGGAGGCGCCCCGCGACACCATGCAGGCCATCTACGATCGCTATGCCAGCTGGATCGTGGAACACCCCGACCACTGGCTATGGGTACACAATCGCTGGGCACGGGAGGTGGCGCCGCTCCCCAACCAACAGATGGCACGACCCGCGTCTGTTCTCGCGAGCGCCTCTGAATGA
- a CDS encoding O-antigen ligase family protein has product MSFWLMPFGVIASAGCLLLALWREAAARRHQAPPVARSRSWHECCRRLPPAERLWLLTLAGASLATLASPHPLQSLPHWALAVGCAITFALARGILQRPAHLQLLLRALFQVAIGMSLFGLTVYAFDLHARWQVAPGVEWAIGTPDRRVNAVMYHPNQLAGLLVLALGAGLGLFHGAPPGRSRVIVLAGLLCLALTLLLTASRAGWLGAAVTLAAFGFSVDRRWWLAGGLAAATAAACFPQLIWARLSALAWNDPAFDHFRLMGWEAALKMIQARPWTGWGPGTWGEVYPTFRLPAETVHLPHAHNAFLHVSAEFGVPTLVFLSALVLLTLRQALLETRDTPLQGIVVALTCTTLGYAVTNCFDAALLEGRNAIAFFLLLGGAAAARRMPLLSGGREGALAAGEGPSEGAFA; this is encoded by the coding sequence ATGAGCTTCTGGCTGATGCCCTTCGGCGTCATCGCGAGCGCGGGCTGTCTGTTGCTGGCCCTCTGGCGGGAGGCGGCCGCCCGTCGACACCAAGCGCCCCCGGTCGCGAGGTCGCGGTCCTGGCACGAGTGCTGCCGCAGGCTCCCCCCGGCTGAGCGCCTCTGGCTGCTCACGCTGGCAGGGGCCTCGCTGGCGACCCTGGCTTCGCCCCATCCGCTCCAGAGTCTACCGCACTGGGCGCTCGCCGTCGGATGCGCCATCACCTTCGCCCTGGCACGGGGGATTCTGCAACGGCCGGCCCACCTCCAACTCCTGCTGCGGGCCCTGTTTCAGGTCGCCATTGGGATGTCACTGTTCGGTCTGACGGTCTATGCCTTCGACCTGCACGCGCGTTGGCAGGTTGCGCCTGGGGTTGAATGGGCCATCGGGACGCCGGACCGGCGGGTGAATGCGGTCATGTACCACCCGAACCAGCTGGCGGGACTGCTGGTCTTGGCGCTCGGAGCGGGCCTGGGCTTGTTTCACGGTGCTCCCCCCGGCCGTTCCAGGGTGATCGTCCTGGCCGGTTTGCTCTGTCTGGCCCTCACGCTGCTTCTGACGGCTTCCCGAGCGGGATGGCTGGGGGCCGCCGTGACCCTGGCGGCTTTTGGTTTCTCGGTCGACCGTCGCTGGTGGCTGGCCGGCGGCCTGGCCGCTGCCACCGCCGCGGCCTGCTTTCCCCAGCTCATCTGGGCGCGCTTGTCGGCGCTCGCCTGGAATGACCCCGCCTTCGACCATTTTCGCCTGATGGGCTGGGAGGCTGCGCTGAAGATGATTCAGGCTCGCCCCTGGACGGGCTGGGGCCCCGGCACGTGGGGTGAGGTCTACCCCACCTTTCGGCTGCCGGCGGAGACGGTTCATCTGCCCCACGCCCACAATGCCTTCCTGCACGTGTCGGCGGAGTTCGGTGTGCCCACCCTGGTTTTCCTGTCTGCCCTGGTCCTCCTGACCCTTCGCCAGGCCCTGCTCGAGACGCGGGACACGCCGCTGCAGGGGATCGTGGTAGCCCTGACGTGCACCACGTTGGGCTATGCGGTCACCAACTGCTTCGACGCGGCCCTGCTGGAAGGACGCAATGCCATCGCGTTCTTTCTCTTGTTGGGGGGCGCGGCGGCGGCCCGCCGCATGCCGCTCTTGTCCGGGGGCCGGGAGGGGGCGCTTGCCGCGGGCGAGGGGCCTTCCGAGGGGGCCTTCGCGTGA
- a CDS encoding glycosyltransferase: MSSPTLSVVIATYNRAPILEKCLRALLAQTLSPEQVEIVVIDDGSQDDTRDRMAALQAQAPQLRYHWQPNAGRSHARNVGIAMARGELVVFIDSDVVVVPDFLAVHRQLHERYAPRRIFVQGLSVNTDDFHEPLATPVRWHDVSAAFFATNNVSIPRRLLEEVGGFDEGFVAYGYEDLELGVRLKRAGVGIVRSRKARGFHWHPRFTLADLPGMRAIEVQRGRMGAYFFRQHPTWAVRMIVQHTPLHRLLDWLVRGGGRLDETRAEPWLRWLLARGHAFWAQQLAIVLLNRHYLATLAAELALPPAERPQGG, translated from the coding sequence GTGAGTTCGCCGACCCTATCCGTCGTGATCGCAACCTACAACCGTGCCCCGATCCTGGAGAAGTGCCTGCGGGCCCTGCTGGCGCAAACGCTGTCGCCGGAACAGGTTGAGATCGTGGTGATCGACGATGGCTCGCAGGATGACACCCGCGACCGCATGGCGGCCTTGCAGGCGCAAGCCCCCCAGCTCCGCTATCACTGGCAGCCCAATGCGGGGCGCAGTCACGCGCGCAACGTCGGCATTGCGATGGCCCGAGGGGAACTGGTGGTGTTCATCGACAGTGATGTCGTGGTGGTTCCGGACTTTCTGGCGGTCCATCGCCAGTTACACGAGCGGTATGCGCCGCGACGGATCTTCGTCCAGGGGCTTTCGGTCAACACGGATGACTTCCATGAGCCCTTGGCCACTCCGGTCCGCTGGCATGACGTCTCAGCCGCTTTCTTCGCCACCAACAACGTCTCGATTCCGCGGCGCCTGCTGGAGGAAGTTGGTGGTTTCGACGAAGGCTTCGTCGCGTATGGGTACGAAGATCTCGAACTGGGGGTCCGGCTCAAGCGGGCCGGGGTGGGAATCGTGAGAAGTCGGAAAGCCCGTGGATTTCACTGGCATCCCCGTTTCACGCTGGCCGACCTCCCCGGGATGCGGGCCATCGAGGTGCAGCGAGGCCGTATGGGGGCTTATTTCTTTCGTCAGCATCCCACCTGGGCCGTGCGGATGATCGTCCAGCACACGCCCCTGCACCGCCTGCTCGATTGGCTGGTGCGTGGGGGGGGGCGCCTGGATGAAACTCGTGCCGAGCCTTGGTTGCGCTGGCTGCTGGCGAGGGGCCACGCCTTCTGGGCGCAGCAACTGGCGATCGTCTTGCTGAACCGCCACTACCTCGCGACCCTGGCCGCCGAGCTGGCCTTGCCGCCGGCCGAGCGACCCCAGGGGGGCTGA
- a CDS encoding AMMECR1 domain-containing protein, with product MNALKVSIAAALMLSAPPVLAAELRGWGASGVRQTVSQILVASLSGQPPLGADPERLPQALRAPAGVFITVSRAGVVRGCWGRLAPTRASVAEELVSVAARLRTADWRNRPIDDSEWPQLVAHVSVVGALVPIARAAALDPRRHGLWLTAGGRGGVVLPGEAASSAWQELLCRRKAGLSSRHPARLYRFETELLGPISLAAVRRVP from the coding sequence ATGAACGCGCTGAAGGTGTCGATTGCCGCTGCTCTGATGCTGAGTGCGCCGCCGGTCCTGGCCGCGGAGCTGCGGGGATGGGGTGCCTCGGGAGTCCGACAGACTGTGTCTCAGATTTTGGTGGCCAGCCTGTCGGGACAGCCGCCTCTGGGGGCGGACCCGGAACGGCTGCCGCAGGCCTTGCGCGCACCCGCTGGCGTGTTCATCACCGTCAGCCGGGCAGGGGTCGTGCGCGGGTGCTGGGGACGACTGGCGCCCACCCGAGCGAGCGTCGCCGAGGAACTGGTGTCGGTGGCTGCCCGCTTGCGCACGGCCGACTGGCGCAATCGACCCATCGATGATTCCGAATGGCCCCAACTGGTGGCGCATGTGTCGGTGGTGGGAGCGCTCGTGCCGATCGCGCGCGCCGCGGCCCTCGATCCTCGACGTCACGGATTGTGGCTCACGGCCGGCGGGCGCGGCGGGGTGGTCCTGCCGGGGGAAGCGGCCTCCTCGGCCTGGCAGGAATTGCTCTGCCGTCGCAAGGCTGGTCTGTCCTCCCGCCATCCGGCGCGCCTCTATCGATTCGAGACGGAGCTGTTGGGGCCGATTTCGCTGGCGGCGGTGAGGAGAGTGCCATGA
- a CDS encoding MG2 domain-containing protein, whose translation MREPRTSQNWQAFCWTALTWLLLCGLGLAAIALERPTGSLRGVVLDERGQPLARARVVAVGAVTRTRRSDAHGRYEFLHLPTGEFYVSAKAAGHEPQYQEQTMLVQEGKTLDHVDFKLSRTEPSLSVSNVQRVFLPGKPVRVMARGNQFRRLEVELLRLDLARLAATRPGLSSLRSALDVDRLKRLGVLQTQRTWSLPVAREHFEDEDWFHQPVQLPVEQPGAYVVLVGGVPVPDPEGKPRAAIQDSWWFTVSRTALVTKRSADALLAWCVDLESKQPLAGAGVQLFTAQGRANAGVTNGQGLVSLRIPAGAERVTLLADHAGAPALVEAGFWGDQRTLEAFAFTDRPVYRRGQTVFLKGVLRKRIAQGFEPLRGGTVEVNWQDARGEDLGQTRAVLSDASGFDTAFSLPEEAALGEYRARVRVGESEEWVSFVVADYRKPEFKLEILPRQVRWIGGQTAEVDLRTTYYFGAPVAGARLQTTVYSAPAYPSYDEETGFFARFLQDEADPVWGLGDVVLQQDLQADAGGQAALSIPLPQAGEGAAGDRLFTVVTEALDGSGRPVKSQASFRVVQSDVRLRVHAEQGLYVGGQKVRIRVETTSHEGRPLTRPVTTRLYRLESEERVSPQGDSYFETRRVSVQQGQVTTDARGLAWLELASPGMGSYELEAEVSDAQGRHSHDVAGVWVAAAAETPSSYRYGGLQIRLDKAVYRPGDTARGMVICPEPGATVLLTLEGRTVMAPRLIKLNGTIGLFELPVESAHKPNVHLAATVVNGLEFLTAERSLNVLPEDKFLAVTVSADPAKARPGDTVTYTVETRDWKGRPVEAEVALGVVDEAIYAIEPDRTPDIRSFFHGPRWNQVETAYSFAEDYSGGLDKFAPDPRVRAQFKDTAAWYPSLRTGRSGRAAVRVRLPDNLTTWVATARAATLDTRVGTARHRLLATQDLLVRLEGPRFAVVGDEVVLAAIAHNQTGREQRIALRIEVDGVAPPSPGEETLALPPGGTGRVTRRIEVPAVSALTCRALARPLVGTVQGDAMAQDIPVRPDGIEDFLPVALEATTATPATVALSLPSDALPGAQLEAQLQASPLSALRTGSEYLWRYPYACSEQTSARLVPDLVVGPALAKTGLPPATWRSWQPEGDAQTTKMLAALLSLQQPDGGWGWWRQDISRPELTSHVMLILAEARRMGLPLPPAQIRRALERMRADLAQTGRDATERDRVHHGEGPELRAQIVLALTRWGEPQPEAQRRLRTELTQLGPRAQAQLVLSLLDTGGPAAAREVLTELTRTVDETTTYAHWNPREEASAWRASAPEATAWGLRAVLAADPDAPLVGKLARWLLSRNAEGHWGDTRASTAALWALAEYWPIARADAGDGGVGTLALDGHAVHTWEVTDPQRPVETPRIRQPLTPGEHTLEWVVAGPRPLTWAVSGGIRLQRPAQAWRAASRRGLSVERRYLRLPADVAARVQGKGWAACYDDALADRLPLWRGDVRAGERILVRLTLRAEKPVRWMCLRDPIPAGCEILEDLPTDWRYWWTHQEARDDAAVFFFSELPAGERSVYYVTRPTTPGRFRALPAALWAMYDQELRAWSDAQTASIVE comes from the coding sequence ATGAGGGAACCTCGCACGTCGCAGAACTGGCAGGCCTTTTGCTGGACGGCCCTGACCTGGCTTTTGCTGTGCGGCCTCGGGCTCGCGGCGATCGCCCTGGAGCGTCCCACCGGCTCGCTGCGCGGCGTGGTGCTGGATGAACGCGGCCAGCCGCTGGCGCGGGCCCGCGTGGTGGCTGTTGGCGCCGTCACGCGCACCCGTCGGAGCGATGCGCACGGTCGCTACGAGTTCCTGCACCTGCCGACGGGGGAATTCTACGTCTCGGCCAAGGCGGCGGGTCACGAGCCCCAGTATCAGGAACAGACGATGCTGGTGCAGGAGGGAAAAACCCTCGACCACGTCGATTTCAAGCTCTCTCGCACCGAACCGTCCCTCTCCGTCTCGAACGTGCAGCGCGTGTTTTTGCCGGGCAAACCCGTGCGCGTGATGGCCCGCGGCAATCAGTTCAGGCGGCTTGAGGTGGAATTGCTGCGCCTCGACCTGGCGCGTCTGGCCGCCACGCGCCCGGGGCTATCCTCCCTGCGCAGCGCCTTGGACGTCGATCGCCTGAAGCGTCTCGGGGTGTTGCAAACTCAGCGGACCTGGAGCTTGCCGGTCGCCCGGGAGCATTTCGAGGATGAGGACTGGTTTCACCAGCCTGTTCAGCTGCCGGTCGAGCAACCCGGGGCCTATGTGGTGCTGGTGGGCGGCGTGCCCGTGCCGGATCCCGAGGGCAAGCCGCGAGCGGCCATTCAGGACTCCTGGTGGTTCACTGTCAGCCGGACGGCGCTGGTCACCAAGCGCAGCGCTGACGCCTTGCTGGCCTGGTGTGTCGACCTGGAGAGCAAACAGCCGCTGGCGGGGGCCGGGGTGCAACTGTTCACTGCCCAGGGGCGGGCAAATGCCGGCGTGACCAACGGCCAGGGCCTGGTGTCGCTGCGGATTCCCGCGGGGGCAGAGCGCGTCACCTTGCTGGCCGACCACGCCGGGGCGCCGGCGCTGGTCGAAGCCGGATTCTGGGGCGACCAGCGGACGCTCGAAGCCTTCGCGTTTACCGACCGGCCCGTCTATCGGCGGGGGCAGACCGTCTTTCTGAAGGGCGTGCTGCGCAAACGCATCGCTCAGGGGTTCGAACCGCTGCGGGGCGGCACGGTGGAGGTGAACTGGCAGGATGCGCGCGGGGAGGACCTTGGTCAGACGCGCGCCGTGCTGTCCGACGCCTCTGGCTTCGACACGGCCTTCAGCCTGCCGGAGGAGGCGGCCCTGGGCGAGTACCGGGCCCGCGTTCGGGTGGGCGAGTCCGAGGAGTGGGTCTCCTTCGTGGTGGCGGATTATCGCAAACCGGAGTTCAAACTGGAGATCTTGCCGCGTCAGGTCCGCTGGATCGGGGGGCAGACCGCCGAGGTGGATCTTCGCACGACCTACTACTTCGGGGCACCGGTCGCGGGAGCCAGGCTCCAGACGACCGTTTATTCCGCGCCGGCCTATCCCAGCTACGACGAGGAGACCGGATTTTTTGCCCGCTTCCTGCAGGATGAGGCGGACCCGGTCTGGGGGCTCGGGGATGTGGTTCTGCAGCAAGACTTGCAGGCCGATGCCGGCGGCCAGGCGGCACTCTCGATTCCTCTGCCCCAAGCGGGAGAGGGGGCTGCGGGCGATCGCCTCTTCACCGTCGTCACCGAAGCCCTGGACGGCAGCGGACGCCCGGTCAAGTCGCAGGCCAGTTTCCGGGTGGTGCAATCGGACGTGCGGCTGCGGGTGCATGCGGAGCAGGGCCTCTATGTTGGTGGGCAAAAGGTGCGCATCCGGGTGGAAACGACCTCGCATGAGGGCCGTCCGCTCACGCGCCCGGTCACGACGCGCTTGTATCGCCTGGAGAGCGAGGAGCGGGTGAGTCCTCAGGGGGACTCCTACTTCGAAACCCGCCGCGTCTCCGTCCAGCAGGGACAGGTCACGACCGATGCGCGCGGGCTGGCCTGGCTGGAACTGGCTTCACCCGGCATGGGCAGCTATGAACTGGAGGCTGAGGTGAGCGACGCGCAAGGACGCCACAGTCATGATGTGGCCGGGGTGTGGGTCGCCGCCGCTGCTGAAACGCCCAGCAGCTATCGCTATGGCGGTTTGCAGATTCGTCTGGACAAGGCGGTCTACCGGCCTGGCGACACGGCCCGGGGCATGGTGATCTGTCCCGAGCCCGGCGCCACCGTTCTGCTGACCCTGGAAGGTCGGACGGTGATGGCGCCCCGGTTGATCAAGTTGAATGGCACGATCGGCTTGTTCGAGCTGCCCGTGGAGAGCGCTCATAAACCCAACGTCCACCTGGCGGCGACGGTGGTCAACGGGCTGGAGTTCTTGACCGCGGAACGCTCGTTGAACGTGCTGCCTGAGGACAAGTTCCTGGCGGTGACGGTCTCCGCGGACCCCGCCAAGGCCCGACCCGGTGACACCGTGACCTACACGGTCGAGACCCGTGACTGGAAAGGCCGTCCGGTGGAGGCGGAGGTGGCGCTCGGCGTGGTGGACGAGGCCATCTATGCGATCGAGCCCGACCGGACCCCCGATATTCGCAGTTTCTTTCACGGTCCACGCTGGAACCAGGTGGAGACGGCCTATTCGTTTGCCGAGGATTACAGCGGCGGCCTGGATAAGTTCGCCCCTGATCCGCGCGTGAGGGCGCAGTTCAAGGACACGGCCGCCTGGTATCCCAGCCTGCGCACCGGGCGGTCGGGCCGGGCGGCGGTACGGGTGCGCTTGCCGGATAACCTGACGACCTGGGTCGCCACCGCCCGTGCGGCGACGCTCGACACGCGCGTGGGCACGGCGCGCCATCGCTTGCTGGCCACCCAGGACCTGCTGGTGCGCCTGGAGGGGCCGCGCTTCGCCGTCGTGGGAGACGAGGTGGTGCTGGCGGCGATCGCCCACAACCAGACCGGCCGCGAGCAGCGGATTGCGCTCCGGATCGAGGTGGACGGCGTGGCGCCACCCTCGCCGGGGGAGGAAACCCTCGCCCTGCCTCCGGGGGGCACGGGGCGTGTGACGCGGCGCATCGAGGTGCCGGCCGTCTCGGCCCTTACCTGTCGTGCGCTGGCGAGGCCGCTCGTGGGCACCGTTCAGGGGGATGCCATGGCCCAGGACATCCCGGTGCGCCCGGATGGCATCGAGGATTTCCTGCCCGTGGCGCTCGAGGCGACCACGGCCACGCCCGCGACGGTGGCGCTCAGCCTGCCCTCCGATGCGTTGCCCGGGGCTCAGCTGGAGGCGCAGCTGCAAGCCTCCCCGCTCTCAGCCCTGCGCACGGGGAGCGAATACCTGTGGCGCTACCCCTATGCTTGCAGTGAACAGACCAGCGCCCGCCTGGTCCCTGACCTGGTCGTCGGGCCGGCACTGGCGAAAACGGGCCTGCCGCCTGCAACTTGGCGTTCCTGGCAACCGGAAGGCGACGCGCAAACGACCAAAATGCTGGCGGCCTTGCTGAGCCTTCAGCAGCCCGATGGGGGGTGGGGGTGGTGGCGCCAGGACATCAGCCGCCCGGAGCTGACTTCGCACGTCATGCTGATCCTGGCCGAGGCTCGGCGAATGGGGCTCCCGCTCCCCCCCGCTCAGATTCGACGCGCGCTGGAACGGATGCGGGCCGACCTGGCCCAAACGGGACGTGATGCCACCGAGCGCGATCGCGTTCACCACGGGGAGGGGCCCGAACTGCGTGCCCAGATCGTTTTGGCCCTGACGCGCTGGGGAGAGCCGCAACCAGAGGCCCAACGCCGCTTGCGCACGGAGCTGACCCAGTTGGGGCCACGCGCGCAGGCGCAGCTGGTGTTGTCTCTGCTGGATACAGGCGGGCCAGCGGCTGCCCGGGAGGTGCTGACGGAGTTGACCCGGACGGTGGACGAGACCACCACCTACGCCCACTGGAATCCCCGGGAGGAGGCGTCCGCGTGGCGTGCCTCTGCCCCTGAGGCTACCGCCTGGGGGTTGCGCGCCGTGCTGGCCGCTGACCCTGATGCGCCACTGGTAGGCAAGCTGGCGCGCTGGCTGCTCTCGCGCAATGCCGAGGGACACTGGGGAGATACCCGGGCCTCGACGGCCGCGTTGTGGGCGCTGGCCGAATACTGGCCGATCGCCCGGGCGGATGCGGGCGACGGTGGGGTGGGCACCCTCGCGTTGGACGGCCACGCCGTTCACACCTGGGAGGTCACGGATCCCCAGCGCCCCGTGGAGACGCCCCGCATTCGCCAGCCTCTGACGCCCGGGGAACATACGCTGGAATGGGTCGTCGCGGGGCCGCGGCCACTGACGTGGGCCGTCAGTGGCGGCATTCGCCTTCAGAGACCCGCTCAGGCCTGGCGGGCCGCCTCGCGGCGTGGCCTGTCGGTGGAGCGTCGCTATCTGCGTCTCCCGGCGGATGTCGCGGCGCGGGTGCAGGGGAAGGGCTGGGCTGCTTGCTATGATGACGCCCTGGCCGATCGCCTGCCGCTCTGGCGGGGCGATGTCCGTGCGGGAGAGCGTATTCTGGTGCGACTCACGCTGCGGGCGGAAAAGCCCGTCCGCTGGATGTGCTTGCGCGACCCGATTCCAGCCGGCTGTGAAATTCTCGAGGACCTGCCCACCGACTGGCGCTACTGGTGGACCCATCAGGAGGCGCGCGATGACGCGGCGGTATTTTTCTTCTCCGAACTGCCGGCGGGGGAGCGTTCCGTGTATTATGTCACACGTCCCACCACCCCCGGTCGTTTCCGCGCGCTTCCCGCCGCCTTGTGGGCCATGTATGACCAGGAGCTTCGGGCCTGGAGTGATGCCCAGACGGCCTCGATTGTGGAGTGA
- a CDS encoding VanW family protein, translated as MRALLITREYRLLWPTVMLVLLTASLWVHHRRPFKELVAHHATSLSHLSAAQRRNVEVAAAQLDGWVVGPGERMSFNEVVGPRTRERGFVEANAFLERQRTRSIGGGVCLLASGVYAAVQQTPWPILRRVAHPVRVQAVPPGRDATVWYGRADLLVENSFKEPVKFRVVIAPTSCRVELWGKAHPGQQVGLRFAYEPGRRRGEQRVKVYRQWGSQISLLSNDLYRVR; from the coding sequence GTGCGGGCCTTGCTGATCACGCGCGAATATCGACTGCTCTGGCCAACCGTGATGCTGGTCTTGCTGACGGCCTCGCTCTGGGTTCACCATCGGCGCCCGTTCAAGGAACTGGTGGCACATCACGCGACCTCGCTCTCGCATCTTTCCGCTGCCCAGCGACGGAACGTGGAAGTGGCGGCCGCCCAGCTGGATGGCTGGGTGGTGGGGCCAGGTGAGCGGATGTCCTTCAACGAGGTGGTCGGTCCTCGTACCCGCGAGCGGGGCTTCGTGGAGGCGAATGCCTTTCTCGAACGTCAGCGCACGCGCAGCATCGGTGGGGGCGTTTGCCTGCTGGCCTCAGGTGTGTATGCCGCGGTTCAGCAGACCCCCTGGCCGATTCTGAGACGGGTGGCCCATCCCGTTCGGGTGCAGGCGGTGCCGCCTGGCCGGGATGCCACGGTCTGGTACGGTCGGGCCGATCTGCTGGTGGAAAACAGCTTCAAGGAGCCGGTCAAGTTCCGGGTGGTGATCGCGCCGACCTCTTGCCGGGTGGAGCTCTGGGGCAAGGCCCATCCCGGACAGCAGGTCGGCCTGCGCTTCGCTTACGAGCCGGGGCGGCGTCGCGGGGAACAGCGCGTCAAGGTCTACCGGCAGTGGGGCTCGCAGATCAGCCTGCTCTCCAACGACCTCTATCGGGTGCGTTGA